From the genome of Ardenticatenales bacterium:
CCCTGTGCCCGGCCACACAGCTTCCACGATGGTGTCGCGATCACAAACCGCGCCGTCGGCGTCGTACAACTCTTTTAAGAGTCGGTACTGCGCCAGAGACAGAGGTGGGTCTAATGGCGCATCGTCAATGAGAACGGAGCGTTGGGCTTCGTCGAGGATCAGGCTGCGGTGAACGGTGGGCGGTTCGAAGGTGAGGGGGACGGTGGCATCCGTGCCGACAAAGAGCAGTTTGACGCAGAGGGCTATCTGGATTTCATCGCCGTCTTGTAATCGCGCCGATCCCTTGATCTGTGTTCCATTCAGGTAGGTACCGTTTTTGCTGTCCAGATCGTGCAAGACGTAACCGCCGCTTTCTTTGCTGATTTTGGCGTGATAGCGAGATACTTGCCTTTCGGGGAGGGCAATGTGGCAATCGCTTCCACGCCCGATCATGATTTCGGGTGCATCTAACGGCCACTGCTGTCCGACAAGCTCGCCCTCACGTGTGATAAGTACAGGTTGTTGGTTCATGATTACCTCAGCCAATTTTACTTGCGAGACGAGAAAGGATTGTTCCGCTATTCCGCCCCAGCTTTTATTATGCAGGCGCAACTACTGACGCTCTCTGGAGATTGGTCCAATCTGGCTTAGCAGTTACATGCAGGCAATGTTGGGTGAATGCCGGCATCAACATCCACCACAACGGCAACAATTAAACAATTGTTCTATGGCAAACAATGATAAAGCGGAAAGCGCAAAACGTAAAATACTAAACGACCATGTTTCCCCCCCTGAAAGATAACACTATTCTACGCAATCGTTATAAGCTGACCAACGTTGTTGGACAAGGCGGCATGGGCAGCATCTATCGCGCCGAGGACCTGCGTCTTCCCGGTCGGCTTTGCGCCATCAAAGAAGTCCAACCCGATACGAATGCTGACCCCACCATCACCGCGCAGATGCAGAACCAGTTTCTGCAAGAAGCCAGCATCCTGGCGCAACTAGACCACCCTAATCTGCCCAAAGTATCCGACTTTTTTCGTGACAATGGCCGCGACTACCTGGTGATGGATTTTGTTGCTGGCCGCGACCTGAAGCAGATACTGGAACAGAGCCAGCAGGAAAACAGGCGACTGGACGGGAACGTGGTGTTGGAATGGGCGCTACAAATCATCGACGCGCTTGCCTATTTACACAGGCAAATGCCACCCGTGCTGCACCGTGACATCAAGCCGGCGAACATCAAGCTCACCCCCGACAATCGCATTAAGTTGGTAGATTTTGGTCTGGTGAAATTGATGGCCGGTGACGACGCACGCACCATTACCGTCATCCAGGGACGCGGCACGGCCTTGTATACGCCTCTGGAGCAGTACGGCGGCGACAATGACCATACGGACGTACGGTCTGACATTTATGCTCTGGGGGCGACGCTCTATCATTTGCTTACCGGAGTGCCGCCGCCTTCCGCCAAAGAGCGATTTCTGCGGGCGGCGGCGCTGCGCTCTCCGCGTGAGCTTGATGTACGCATTCCCCTGCATGTGTCGGAGGCCGTTTTGTGGGCGATGTCCATGCACCCGGATGACCGCCCCAAAAGCGTGATGCAGTTTCGCCAGGTGCTGCTTGGGCAGAGCCGCCGTCCTCGCGATGAGCGCAGCCAGCCGGCGCGTCCGCCTTTCTTGTTGGCGTTGCAGGAAAATCGCAATGGTTTGCTCCTTGCCGCCGGTTTGCTCTTGCTGGCGATTTTGCTGACGCTGTTGCAATGAGGCGTCCAGGCTATCGCGGTTGGGGGTCAAAACGGGTAGTCCGATTTTCTAAATCGGACTATGGGGTGGTGGCGTCCGATTTGGAAAAGGGACTACCTGGATGCCTGCCCTATCAAAATGGGGAAAATGCGTAACCTGTCAACGAATTTGGTTTTTTAACTATGCAAAGCCTTGACATCAGTAGATGGTGTGGCTATATTTTGTTGTAGTTCCTCAATGTGCGTCCTGTCTTGTTTCCAAGACGGTTAATTCCCCAAGGAGACCGTAAATGGCTAGTGTATCCTATCGCAACGTGGTAAAGAGCTTCGGCGACGTCAATGTTATCAAGAATATGAACATTGAAATCGCCGACAAAGAATTCGTCGTATTTGTCGGTCCGTCCGGATGTGGCAAATCCACCAATCTGCGTATGTTGGCTGGTTTGGAAGAGATTACGGCGGGCGAGATTTTGATTGGCGACCGAGTAGTCAACGACGTACCGCCGAAAGATCGAGACATTGCCATGGTGTTCCAGTCTTATGCACTTTATCCGCACATGTCCGTGTATGACAACATGGCCTTTGGTCTGAAACTACGGAAAGTAGATAAGGCGGAAATTGACCGTCGCGTGAAGGAAGCCGCGGATATTTTGGGGTTGGGGGCACTGCTTGATCGGAAGCCGAAGGCGCTTTCTGGTGGTCAACGCCAGCGCGTGGCGGTGGGTCGGGCGATTGTACGTGAGCCAGCCGTGTTTTTGATGGACGAGCCACTTTCGAACCTGGACGCGAAACTGCGCGTGACGGCGCGGGCGGAAATCTCCAAGCTGCACAAGCGTCTGGGCACGACCTTTATCTACGTGACCCACGACCAGGTGGAAGCGATGACGATGGGCGACCGTATTGCCGTGTTGCACGCGGGCGAATTACAGCAGATTGACCCGCCGCGTGTGTTGTACGAAGAGCCGCACAACGTGTTTGTGGCCGGTTTCATTGGCAGCCCGAGCATGAATTTCTTTGATGCTACGTTGGTGGCGGAAGAAGGGAATTTGTTTATGGATGCGGGCGATTTCCGGGCGATGGTGCCGCCGGAACGCAAATCAATGTACGGCAATTATATCGGGCGGCAGGTCGTTTTTGGGATGCGTCCTGAGCATATCCACGCCGTCAACTACGCGCCGCCCAGTATTACCCCTTCACCGCTGGAAGGCGTCGTGGAAGTGGTCGAACTCCTGGGGCACGAACTGCACCTGTACGTGAACACGGGCAGCCGCAGCCTGGTAGCGATTGTAGACACCCGTTCCGCGCCGACCATTGGCGGGCGCGTGTCCATGGTGATGGACATGGGCAATATGCACCTGTTTGACAAGGATACGGAAATAGCCATTCGTTAGTGGCTGTCCGCGAACGATTTAGCGGAAAGGTGCGGACAGGGGCTATCCTGGATAGCGGCTACCCTGGGTAGCGGCTACCCTGGGTAGCGGCTACCATAGGTAGCGGCTACCTATGGTAGCTTGTCAGTAATCGTCCGTAAAATGTGGGAAGTTGTTTTCGGGTAACTGCTAAGCCAGATTGGACCAACTTTCTCTGGTGAAAATCGTCATTGAGCGTGTGAAATTGGTCCAATGATTACGATTCGGTCAATGTGGAGGCCGCTGTCCGTCAGGGCAGCGGCCTTTTTTGTAGTGTTGCCGGCACAGGCAAATTGGAAAGCGAAGTTGACGTGCAACTGAAATATCCGTTTTCGGGAAAAGGCTTTTTTGACGACACCTGGCTGGCATTTCTCGGTCTGGCGTTGATGTGGGGGACGTCTTTCCTGTTCATCAAAGTGGCGTTGGAAACGCTGCACCCGTTGACGCTGGTGGGGTTCCGGCTGTTGATCGGTTGGCTGGCATTGGGCGTGATCATCAAGTGGCGGGGATTGGTTATGCCGGCATCCTGGACAATCTGGCGTCCTCTCCTCATTTTGGGCCTGGTGAACACAGCACTCCCCTTTGTCCTCATCACCTGGGGAGAATCGGGCGACAACGGCGTTTCCAGTGGCGTGGCTTCCGTGCTAAACAGCACAGTGCCCTTGTTCAGCATCTTCCTCTCGGGATTGATCCTGCGGCGGGAAGAGGTCACGACGGGCACGATGTTCGGCCTGTTTGTCGGCTTTGGTGGCGTGGTTTTGCTCTTGAGCCGGCGGCTGGGTTGGACCTGGGATGGCCTTTTGCCGCCGGCTGCCATCATTCTGGCGGCCTTCTGCTACGCCAGCGGCTCCGCCTACGCCCGCGCCCGGTTGCGTCAGGTAGGGCCGGTCGTCTCCGCTTTTGGGCAACTCTTTGTAGCCGACCTCTTTGTCTGGGCGGCCGCCTTTCTGTTTGACGACTTCCACGGGCAGCGGCTCACCTGGTCCACCGTGGGCGCGCTGCTTTGGCTGGGCGTGTTGGGTTCTTGCCTGGCCTACATCTGCTACTTCTTCATTTTGCAGCGGTGGGGCGCGACGCGCACAACGCTTGTAACCTATCTGCTGCCGGTGGTGGGGGTCAGCGCCGGCGTGATGTTTCTGGGGGAACAGGCTGATTGGCGTTTGTTAGTCGGTGGGTTGTTAATCTTGAGCGGCGTCGGCGCGGTGAACTGGCGTCCGCGCCCCAAAATCAGCGCCAACAGCGATTGAACGGGCGGCTTTGAATGGTTTCCATTTGCCGTTAAAATAGGTGTATGCCTGAACACAAGTACAACATTGGTGATTCGTTTCCGCTGCAATTCGCCTGGCACTTACCCGAAGGCGATTACATCCGGGCCGTTTTTGAGGCGACCGTGATCTATCTGGACAACTCTCTGGAGAAGTATGTCGTGCGCCTGGAGCAACTGCTGGCCGGGCGACAGGAGTCCGACGAGGGGGAGTTGCGCGAGGTAGACGCGCTGAGCGCGGACTATTGGCGCATGGTGGGGCAGATTCCAGGCAAGCGCGTGTCTATCGCCTTTGAGGCGGATGATGGCCGCCCCTTGTATCTGAAACTGGCGACGTTGACGGGGGAGCATTCATTTTTTACGCGCCTGGATGTGTTGGACAAGAAGAGACGTCAGGGATGACGGCTGTTTGGGGGCGTGCCCCCCGGCTGGGTGGCCGCCTATTCAGATTGGTTCATTTTCCAAGAATGAACCGATACCTTGCCTCCCGCCTGTCTTGCCCCTACGCCGGATGATTCCCAATGTGCTGGGGGTTAGCGACGCGATTGGAACTCCTGCACGGCTTTGGCGATTTCTTCGGAGACGTCTTTGGCGGAGCGCAGGCGGGTGAGTTGGTCGTGCCAGAATCCTGATCCGGCGCTGGCGGCCAATCCGGTGAGGACAATGCCGGCAGTCAGCGCGTGCAGATGCATCACATAACCAAGAATCGTCACTGAAGTATCTGGCGTCAAACCGGTCGTGAGCATGTCCGCCAGCGGCAGCATGTCGCGCAGCAAGTCTCCCGAATCCACGCGCAAAATGTAGGCCAGGCAGATGCCCACGACCACCGAGGTGAAGCGCAACCACTTCACGCGCATACTGGCGTCTTCTTCGTGCCGTCCCTGCTCGTGCAGGATGATGCTGGCCGCCGTGGTCGGCGTCAATTCATTGTAGCGAGGCTGATTGGCCGCCGGGTCGTGCTGCAGAAGGCGGTTCCATGCTTTTTCGATGCCGGCAATCAAATTGGGACCAATGACGGGCAGTTTGCGCAGCCAGCGCCAGAAACGGCGCAGCGGGCTGCTGAGCAAGCTCCGCTGTTCCTCCACGCCGCGCAGCAGTTCGCCCAATGAACTGAGGTAAATCTCCACTTCGCGGCTGATCTGACCATCTTTTTCCAGCGCCTGTAGCAGTGCCGCGAACCAGCCGTCAATCGCTTTCAATTCGTCACGGCTGAGGCCGAATCCTTCAAGTTGCGGGCGCAAGAGGGCGTAGTATCGGTCTTTCAGCAACTGGCTGGTGGTGGTGCTAACGGTGTCGATTTGCTGGCGCGTCCAGGTGACGACGACTTCCGCCAGGTTGCCCTGCAAGACGTTGATGGCCCGGCTGAGGAGGAGGACGGGATCGACCTGTTCCAGTTCGGCGAGGGCGTCGCGCACGTGGGCCTCCAGGATGTGGGTCAGGGTGGCGGGGAGTTCCAGGCGGTTGGTGAGGTTGGTGAT
Proteins encoded in this window:
- a CDS encoding FHA domain-containing protein, producing MNQQPVLITREGELVGQQWPLDAPEIMIGRGSDCHIALPERQVSRYHAKISKESGGYVLHDLDSKNGTYLNGTQIKGSARLQDGDEIQIALCVKLLFVGTDATVPLTFEPPTVHRSLILDEAQRSVLIDDAPLDPPLSLAQYRLLKELYDADGAVCDRDTIVEAVWPGTGGSGVSEQAIDALVRRLRDRLAEVDDYNYIVTVRGHGFRLDNEPH
- a CDS encoding serine/threonine protein kinase: MFPPLKDNTILRNRYKLTNVVGQGGMGSIYRAEDLRLPGRLCAIKEVQPDTNADPTITAQMQNQFLQEASILAQLDHPNLPKVSDFFRDNGRDYLVMDFVAGRDLKQILEQSQQENRRLDGNVVLEWALQIIDALAYLHRQMPPVLHRDIKPANIKLTPDNRIKLVDFGLVKLMAGDDARTITVIQGRGTALYTPLEQYGGDNDHTDVRSDIYALGATLYHLLTGVPPPSAKERFLRAAALRSPRELDVRIPLHVSEAVLWAMSMHPDDRPKSVMQFRQVLLGQSRRPRDERSQPARPPFLLALQENRNGLLLAAGLLLLAILLTLLQ
- the ugpC gene encoding sn-glycerol-3-phosphate ABC transporter ATP-binding protein UgpC, with protein sequence MASVSYRNVVKSFGDVNVIKNMNIEIADKEFVVFVGPSGCGKSTNLRMLAGLEEITAGEILIGDRVVNDVPPKDRDIAMVFQSYALYPHMSVYDNMAFGLKLRKVDKAEIDRRVKEAADILGLGALLDRKPKALSGGQRQRVAVGRAIVREPAVFLMDEPLSNLDAKLRVTARAEISKLHKRLGTTFIYVTHDQVEAMTMGDRIAVLHAGELQQIDPPRVLYEEPHNVFVAGFIGSPSMNFFDATLVAEEGNLFMDAGDFRAMVPPERKSMYGNYIGRQVVFGMRPEHIHAVNYAPPSITPSPLEGVVEVVELLGHELHLYVNTGSRSLVAIVDTRSAPTIGGRVSMVMDMGNMHLFDKDTEIAIR
- a CDS encoding EamA family transporter, which translates into the protein MEAAVRQGSGLFCSVAGTGKLESEVDVQLKYPFSGKGFFDDTWLAFLGLALMWGTSFLFIKVALETLHPLTLVGFRLLIGWLALGVIIKWRGLVMPASWTIWRPLLILGLVNTALPFVLITWGESGDNGVSSGVASVLNSTVPLFSIFLSGLILRREEVTTGTMFGLFVGFGGVVLLLSRRLGWTWDGLLPPAAIILAAFCYASGSAYARARLRQVGPVVSAFGQLFVADLFVWAAAFLFDDFHGQRLTWSTVGALLWLGVLGSCLAYICYFFILQRWGATRTTLVTYLLPVVGVSAGVMFLGEQADWRLLVGGLLILSGVGAVNWRPRPKISANSD